In Rutidosis leptorrhynchoides isolate AG116_Rl617_1_P2 chromosome 2, CSIRO_AGI_Rlap_v1, whole genome shotgun sequence, one genomic interval encodes:
- the LOC139890008 gene encoding structural maintenance of chromosomes protein 4-like translates to MITVSWQWSHELTGRAFDELQQVLVMLNQYAKSDVNMDSWRWALASNEKFTVKHLSSLIDEQILSSNRFSHATLKNNLVPGKYEIFTWRALKRRLPTRRELDKRGVDLDSMKKTNEDTIGSKAFQGSETGKVMDSVDDFVSTDCNSTPAKKTESTPRLFIKEMVMKNFKSYAGEQRVGPFHKSFSAVVGPNGSGKSNVIDAMLFVFGKRAKQMRLNKVSELIHNSTNHQNLNSARVSVHFQEIIDLDDGTYEVLPGSDFVIAREAFRDNSSKYYINGRDSKFTEVTNKLKGKGVDLDNNRFLILQGEVEQISLMKPKAQGPHDEGFLEYLEDIIGTNKYLEKIDESHKQLEALNEKRSGVVQMVKLADKERESLESVKNEAEDYMLKELLFLKWQEKAIKFASEDNTVNMEEIQKAASGLEENLSTEREKIQEKQKALKEVETLHNKYMKRQEDLDTQLKQCKDEFKEFERQDVKHREDLKHLKLKIKKMDEKVEKDSAKISDITRQSEESTNLIPKLEEDILKLQKKLLDEDKIMEELMESSKVETESFRTEVAKVRTELKPWENQLIEHQGKLEVASTEKQLLSDKHEAGRSAYVNAQKQLDNIQKRIATTTLSVEDMKTNLKKYEVESSKAHKVEQECMKEQETLIALEQAARQKVTEIKSVMETERNQGSVIKAVLQAKSSNAIQGIYGRMGDLGAIDGKYDVAVSTAVPGLDYIVVETTAAADACVAMLRKNNLGVATFMIMEKQVDHMSRMKEKVNPPEGVPRLFDLIKVQDERMKLAFFAAMGNTVVAKDKDQATRIAYGADKEFRRVVTLDGVLIEKSGTMSGGGKARGGKMGTSIRATSVSGDAIAEAENELTQISENLKNVSLTISEMSRLYKDLCKATTDIELEFAKSQQEIESLNSHSEDLAKQLDSLKAAAEPSKAELIRIEELFKIISNEEKEINRLTKGSKMLKEKVLELQSKIENAGGEKLKIQKAKVNKIQNDIDKNSTEINRHKVQIETGQKMITKLTNGIEDSQKEKEKLSAQKENLLHTFKEIEQKAFKVQDDYKKTEELINQHKDVLADAKSDYEKLKKTVDELQASEVDVVYKLQDMKKMLKELKTKEKVYNTDLVNLNNTLSNHLEQIKKYLVDPEKLQATLEDEAFANGSDLKRASEMVALLELQMKEMNPNLNSISDYREKVSIYNERVEELNLVTNVRDETKKQYDEWRKKRLDEFMAGFNTISLKLKEMYQMITLGGDAELELVDSLDPFSEGVVFSVRPPKKSWKNIANLSGGEKTLSSLALVFALHHYKPTPLYVMDEIDAALDFKNVSIVGHYVKDRTKDAQFIIISLRNNMFELADRLVGIYKTDNCTNSITINPTSFVVCEMAAA, encoded by the exons ATGATTACAGTAAGCTGGCAATGGAGTCACGAGCTAACCGGCCGAGCATTTGATGAGCTACAACAGGTTCTGGTAATGCTAAATCAATACGCAAAATCTGATGTTAACATGGATTCATGGCGATGGGCTCTAGCATCTAACGAAAAATTTACGGTGAAACATTTATCCTCTTTAATCGATGAACAGATTCTGTCAAGCAATCGATTTAGTCACGCAACACTTAAAAACAATTTAGTTCCTGGAAAATATGAAATCTTTACTTGGCGAGCACTAAAAAGACGTCTCCCTACGCGTAGGGAATTGGACAAAAGAGGGGTTGATTTGGATTCG ATGAAAAAGACAAACGAAGATACAATCGGATCAAAAGCATTTCAAGGCTCAGAAACG GGCAAAGTGATGGATTCTGTCGATGATTTCGTGTCAACCGATTGCAACTCAACTCCGGCGAAGAAAACGGAATCAACTCCGAGACTTTTCATTAAGGAAATGGTGATGAAGAATTTTAAATCTTACGCCGGTGAACAACGCGTTGGTCCATTTCATAAG AGTTTTTCAGCCGTTGTTGGTCCTAATGGCAGCGGAAAGAGCAATGTGATTGATGCTATGTTGTTCGTTTTCGGAAAGCGAGCAAAGCAG ATGCGTCTTAACAAAGTGTCAGAACTAATCCACAATTCCACCAATCACCAAAATCTTAACAGCGCACGTGTATCTGTTCATTTTCAGGAAATCATTGATTTG GATGATGGAACGTATGAAGTTCTTCCAGGAAGTGATTTTGTAATCGCCCGTGAAGCTTTCCGAGATAATTCTTCTAAGTATTATATCAATGGACGTGACAGTAAATTTACGGAGGTTACTAACAAACTAAAAGGGAAAGGAGTTGACTTGGATAATAATCGCTTTCTGATTCTTCAG GGTGAGGTTGAGCAAATATCACTGATGAAGCCGAAAGCTCAAGGGCCCCACGATGAAGGCTTTCTTGAATACCTGGAGGATATCATTGGAACTAATAAATACTTGGAAAAAATTGATGAGTCCCATAAGCA GCTTGAAGCTCTTAACGAGAAGAGGTCTGGAGTGGTGCAGATGGTTAAGTTAGCCGATAAAGAAAGAGAAAGCCTAGAG AGTGTGAAAAACGAAGCAGAAGATTACATGCTTAAGGAATTGTTGTTTTTAAAATGGCAAGAAAAAGCTATAAAGTTTGCCTCCGAGGATAACACTGTGAATATGGAAGAGATCCAAAAGGCTGCATCTGGCTTGGAAGAAAATTTATCAACTGAAAG AGAAAAGATTCAGGAAAAGCAGAAAGCACTAAAGGAGGTCGAGACGTTGCATAACAAGTATATGAAACGACAAGAG GATTTGGACACCCAGCTAAAACAATGCAAAgatgaatttaaggaatttgaacggCAGGATGTGAAGCACCGTGAAGACTTAAAGcacttaaaactaaaaattaagAAAATGGATGAGAAAGTTGAAAAG GATTCAGCAAAGATTTCAGATATCACTAGGCAGTCTGAAGAGTCAACTAATCTAATACCTAAACTTGAAGAAGATATTCTTAAACTGCAAAAAAAGTTGTTAGATGAGGATAAAATTATGGAGGAATTAATGGAGAGTTCTAAAG TTGAAACTGAGTCATTCCGTACTGAGGTTGCAAAGGTTCGTACTGAACTCAAACCTTGGGAAAATCAACTAATTGAGCACCAGGGAAAGCTTGAAGTTGCATCCACTGAAAAACAACTTCTATCAGATAAG CATGAAGCTGGTCGTTCAGCATATGTAAATGCTCAGAAACAATTGGATAACATACAGAAGAGAATCGCAACAACTACTTTAAGCGTAGAGGACATGAAAACCAATTTAAAGAAATACGAAGTTGAATCATCAAAAGCTCATAAAGTGGAACAA GAATGTATGAAAGAACAAGAGACACTGATTGCTCTTGAGCAAGCAGCAAGACAGAAAGTCACAGAGATAAAGTCTGTTATGGAAACTGAAAGGAACCAGGGGTCTGTTATAAAAGCAGTATTGCAAGCTAAATCTTCAAATGCAATACAAGGAATTTATGGAAGGATGGGTGACTTAGGAGCTATTGATG GGAAGTATGATGTGGCAGTTTCAACAGCAGTTCCTGGACTTGATTATATTGTAGTAGAAACAACTGCAGCAGCAGATGCATGTGTTGCCATGCTTCGAAAAAATAACCTTGGTGTTGCAACCTTCATGATTATG GAAAAACAAGTTGACCATATGTCTAGAATGAAGGAAAAAGTCAACCCTCCGGAGGGTGTTCCACGTCTATTTGATTTGATCAAGGTGCAAGATGAAAGAATGAAACTTGCTTTCTTTGCAGCAATGGGTAACACTGTTGTTGCCAAGGATAAAGATCAG GCAACACGTATTGCATATGGGGCGGACAAAGAATTTCGACGTGTGGTTACACTTGATGGCGTTCTTATTGAGAAATCAGGGACTATGAGTGGCGGTGGAAAAGCACGTGGCGGTAAGATGGGGACTTCTATTCGAGCCACCAGTGTCTCCGGAGACGCAATTGCCGAGGCCGAAAACGAACTCACACAGATATCAGAAAATTTGAAAAACGTAAGTTTAACGATTTCAGAAATGTCCAGGCTATACAAGGATTTGTGTAAAGCAACCACAGATATTGAACTAGAGTTCGCCAAAAGTCAACAAGAG ATTGAAAGTTTGAATTCACATAGTGAAGATCTTGCGAAACAACTTGATTCCCTAAAGGCTGCAGCAGAGCCAAGTAAGGCTGAACTTATTCGAATTGAGGAACTGTTTAAAATTATATCGAATGAAGAAAAGGAGATTAACAGGTTAACAAAAGGTTCAAAAATGCTGAAAGAGAAG GTACTGGAGCTTCAAAGCAAAATAGAGAATGCAGGAGGTGAAAAGTTGAAAATCCAGAAGGCAAAGGTTAATAAGATCCAAAAT GACATTGATAAAAACAGCACAGAGATCAATCGGCACAAAGTTCAAATAGAGACGGGCCAGAAAATGATAACGAAACTAACAAATGGAATTGAGGATTCACAGAAAGAGAAGGAAAAACTCAGTGCACAGAAGGAAAATTTGCTTCACACTTTTAAAGAAATTGAGCAAAAAGCATTCAAGGTTCAAGATGATTATAAGAAAACCGAAGAG ttgATCAATCAGCACAAGGATGTGCTTGCTGACGCAAAATCTGACTATGAAAAGTTGAAAAAAACAGTTGATGAATTGCAGGCTTCTGAG GTTGATGTTGTTTATAAGTTGCAAGATATGAAGAAGATGTTAAAAGAGTTGAAAACAAAGGAAAAAGTATACAACACAGATCTTGTAAATTTGAATAACACTCTTTCTAACCATCTGGAACA AATTAAGAAATATCTAGTGGACCCTGAAAAGCTTCAAGCCACACTTGAAGATGAAGCTTTTGCAAATGGTTCTGATCTTAAAAGGGCGTCAGAAATGGTAGCTCTACTTGAATTGCAGATGAAAGAGATGAATCCCAATCTTAATTCAATATCCGA TTATCGGGAAAAGGTATCCATATACAATGAGCGAGTAGAGGAGCTTAACTTGGTTACCAATGTACGTGATGAGACAAAAAAGCAATATGATGAATGGAGAAAGAAAAG GCTAGACGAGTTCATGGCAGGGTTTAATACCATATCTCTGAAGTTGAAGGAAATGTACCAG ATGATTACTTTAGGAGGTGATGCAGAGCTTGAGTTGGTGGATTCTCTAGATCCTTTCTCTGAAGGTGTTGTGTTTAGTGTTAGGCCTCCTAAAAAAAGTTGGAAAAATATCGCTAATTTGTCAGGAGGTGAAAAG ACCCTGAGTTCGCTAGCTCTTGTTTTTGCACTCCATCATTACAAACCAACACCACTTTATGTTATGGATGAAATTGACGCTGCTCTTG ATTTTAAGAATGTCTCAATTGTGGGTCATTATGTTAAAGATCGTACAAAGGATGCGCAGTTTATCATCATCAG TCTGAGAAACAACATGTTTGAGTTGGCTGATCGACTTGTGGGGATTTACAAAACGGATAATTGCACCAACAGCATCACAATCAATCCAACAAGTTTTGTGGTTTGTGAAATGGCTGCTGCTTAA